A single region of the Brassica rapa cultivar Chiifu-401-42 chromosome A03, CAAS_Brap_v3.01, whole genome shotgun sequence genome encodes:
- the LOC103861095 gene encoding aminotransferase ALD1, chloroplastic isoform X4, whose protein sequence is MVSLTFFSSASSLSSSPSKIVKSSLDFELKKLGGCTKLVRNVNLEKLKNNYLFPEISRRELEHVKKHPNVQLISLGTGDTTEPIPKQITSDMSNFAHALSTVEGYRGYGLEQGDKVLRKAIADTFYGHLRVKSNEVFVSDGAQSDISRIQLLLGSGVTIAVQDPTFPTGNFHEATKKYQNVVYMPCGPQNSFFPDLSKTPRTDVIFFCSPNNPTGYVASKRQLHQLVEFAKTNGSIIIFDSAYAAFIEDGSPRSIYEISGAREVAIEISSFSKFAGFTGVRLGWTIIPDELLYSNGFPIINDFHRIVTTSFNGASNIAQAGGLACLSPVGLKEIRSVINYYKENRQILMETLASLGLTVYGGINAPYLWVHFKGSKSWDVFAEILEKTHIITVPGSGFGPGGEEYLRISGFGRRDDMVEASRRLRSFFNTRTKHFPFLSSASNTN, encoded by the exons ATGGTCAGTCTAACGTTCTTCAGTTCGGCCTCATCTTTATCCTCTTCTCCATCAAAAATTGTCAAGTCTAG TTTAGACTTCGAGTTGAAGAAACTTG GTGGCTGCACAAAACTGGTCCGCAATGTGAATTTGGAGAAACTAAAGAACAACTATTTGTTTCCCGAA ataagcAGACGTGAGCTTGAGCACGTTAAAAAGCATCCAAATGTACAATTAATAAGCCTTGGGACTGGTGATACAACAGAGCCTATACCGAAGCAGATCACCTCAGACATGTCTAAC TTTGCACATGCCCTATCAACTGTGGAAGGATATAGAGGGTATGGCCTGGAACAAGGTGACAAG GTTCTTAGGAAAGCTATTGCTGATACGTTCTATGGACATTTGCGCGTGAAAAGCAATGAAGTTTTTGTATCAGATGGTGCACAAAGCGATATTTCTCGTATTCAG CTACTCCTAGGTTCCGGTGTCACAATTGCTGTGCAAGATCCTACCTTCCCA ACTGGTAATTTCCATGAAGCAACCAAGAAGTACCAAAACGTTGTCTATATGCCTTGTGGACCTCAAAATAGTTTTTTCCCTGATCTATCAAAGACTCCAAGAACTGATGTCATCTTCTTTTGTTCTCCTAATAACCCTACTGGTTATGTGGCTTCAAAAAGACAACTACATCAACTAGTAGAGTTTGCAAAGACCAATGgctctattattatttttgactcTGCATATGCTGCATTTATCGAAGATGGCAGCCCACGTTCAATATATGAAATATCTGGTGCTCGAGAG GTTGCAATTGAAATTTCATCATTCTCTAAGTTTGCTGGTTTCACTGGTGTTCGGCTTGGTTGGACTATCATCCCTGATGAGCTCTTGTACTCTAATGGTTTTCCCATTATAAATGATTTTCATCGCATTGTGACAACTTCCTTCAATGGAGCTTCAAATATCGCTCAGGCGGGTGGGTTAGCATGCCTTTCTCCTGTTGGCCTTAAG GAGATACGCTCGGTGATCAATTACTACAAAGAGAACAGACAGATACTAATGGAGACTCTGGCATCGCTCGGCCTTACGGTTTATGGTGGCATAAATGCTCCATACTTGTGGGTTCACTTTAAAGGATCAAAATCATGGGATGTGTTTGCTGAGATTCTTGAAAAGACTCACATAATTACAGTCCCTGGCTCAGGTTTTGGACCTGGTGGAGAAGAATATTTAAGGATCAGTGGGTTTGGACGTAGAGACGATATGGTTGAAGCATCGAGGAGGTTGCGAAGTTTCTTCAACACTCGAACTAAGCattttccttttctctcttcCGCTTCTAATACAAACTAA
- the LOC103861095 gene encoding aminotransferase ALD1, chloroplastic isoform X3, whose translation MVSLTFFSSASSLSSSPSKIVKSSLDFELKKLGGCTKLVRNVNLEKLKNNYLFPEISRRELEHVKKHPNVQLISLGTGDTTEPIPKQITSDMSNFAHALSTVEGYRGYGLEQGDKVLRKAIADTFYGHLRVKSNEVFVSDGAQSDISRIQLLLGSGVTIAVQDPTFPAYIDSSVIIGQTGNFHEATKKYQNVVYMPCGPQNSFFPDLSKTPRTDVIFFCSPNNPTGYVASKRQLHQLVEFAKTNGSIIIFDSAYAAFIEDGSPRSIYEISGAREVAIEISSFSKFAGFTGVRLGWTIIPDELLYSNGFPIINDFHRIVTTSFNGASNIAQAGGLACLSPVGLKEIRSVINYYKENRQILMETLASLGLTVYGGINAPYLWVHFKGSKSWDVFAEILEKTHIITVPGSGFGPGGEEYLRISGFGRRDDMVEASRRLRSFFNTRTKHFPFLSSASNTN comes from the exons ATGGTCAGTCTAACGTTCTTCAGTTCGGCCTCATCTTTATCCTCTTCTCCATCAAAAATTGTCAAGTCTAG TTTAGACTTCGAGTTGAAGAAACTTG GTGGCTGCACAAAACTGGTCCGCAATGTGAATTTGGAGAAACTAAAGAACAACTATTTGTTTCCCGAA ataagcAGACGTGAGCTTGAGCACGTTAAAAAGCATCCAAATGTACAATTAATAAGCCTTGGGACTGGTGATACAACAGAGCCTATACCGAAGCAGATCACCTCAGACATGTCTAAC TTTGCACATGCCCTATCAACTGTGGAAGGATATAGAGGGTATGGCCTGGAACAAGGTGACAAG GTTCTTAGGAAAGCTATTGCTGATACGTTCTATGGACATTTGCGCGTGAAAAGCAATGAAGTTTTTGTATCAGATGGTGCACAAAGCGATATTTCTCGTATTCAG CTACTCCTAGGTTCCGGTGTCACAATTGCTGTGCAAGATCCTACCTTCCCA GCTTACATAGATTCAAGTGTAATTATTGGCCAGACTGGTAATTTCCATGAAGCAACCAAGAAGTACCAAAACGTTGTCTATATGCCTTGTGGACCTCAAAATAGTTTTTTCCCTGATCTATCAAAGACTCCAAGAACTGATGTCATCTTCTTTTGTTCTCCTAATAACCCTACTGGTTATGTGGCTTCAAAAAGACAACTACATCAACTAGTAGAGTTTGCAAAGACCAATGgctctattattatttttgactcTGCATATGCTGCATTTATCGAAGATGGCAGCCCACGTTCAATATATGAAATATCTGGTGCTCGAGAG GTTGCAATTGAAATTTCATCATTCTCTAAGTTTGCTGGTTTCACTGGTGTTCGGCTTGGTTGGACTATCATCCCTGATGAGCTCTTGTACTCTAATGGTTTTCCCATTATAAATGATTTTCATCGCATTGTGACAACTTCCTTCAATGGAGCTTCAAATATCGCTCAGGCGGGTGGGTTAGCATGCCTTTCTCCTGTTGGCCTTAAG GAGATACGCTCGGTGATCAATTACTACAAAGAGAACAGACAGATACTAATGGAGACTCTGGCATCGCTCGGCCTTACGGTTTATGGTGGCATAAATGCTCCATACTTGTGGGTTCACTTTAAAGGATCAAAATCATGGGATGTGTTTGCTGAGATTCTTGAAAAGACTCACATAATTACAGTCCCTGGCTCAGGTTTTGGACCTGGTGGAGAAGAATATTTAAGGATCAGTGGGTTTGGACGTAGAGACGATATGGTTGAAGCATCGAGGAGGTTGCGAAGTTTCTTCAACACTCGAACTAAGCattttccttttctctcttcCGCTTCTAATACAAACTAA
- the LOC103861095 gene encoding aminotransferase ALD1, chloroplastic isoform X1 produces the protein MVSLTFFSSASSLSSSPSKIVKSSLDFELKKLGGCTKLVRNVNLEKLKNNYLFPEISRRELEHVKKHPNVQLISLGTGDTTEPIPKQITSDMSNFAHALSTVEGYRGYGLEQGDKVLRKAIADTFYGHLHVKSNEVFVSDGAQSDISRIQLLLGSGVTIAVQDPTFPAYIDSSVIIGQTGNFHEATKKYQNVVYMPCGPQNSFFPDLSKTPRTDVIFFCSPNNPTGYVASEKQLHQLVEFAKTNGSIIIFDSAYAAFIEDGSPRSIYEIPGAREVAIEISSFSKFAGFTGVRLGWTIIPDELLYSNGFPIINDFHRIVTTSFNGASNIAQAGGLACLSPVGLKEIRSVINYYKENRKILMETLASLGLTVYGGVNAPYLWVHFRGSKSWDVFAEILEKTHIITVPGSGFGPGGEEYLRISGFGRRDDMIEASRRLRNFFNTRTKHFPFLSSASNTN, from the exons ATGGTCAGTCTAACGTTCTTCAGTTCGGCCTCATCTTTATCCTCTTCTCCATCAAAAATTGTCAAGTCTAG TTTAGACTTCGAGTTGAAGAAACTTG GTGGCTGCACAAAACTGGTCCGCAATGTGAATTTGGAGAAACTAAAGAACAACTATTTGTTTCCCGAA ataagcAGACGTGAGCTTGAGCACGTTAAAAAGCATCCAAATGTACAATTAATAAGCCTTGGGACTGGTGATACAACAGAGCCTATACCGAAGCAGATCACCTCAGACATGTCTAAC TTTGCACATGCCCTATCAACTGTGGAAGGATATAGAGGGTATGGCCTGGAACAAGGTGACAAG GTTCTTAGGAAAGCTATTGCTGATACGTTCTATGGACATTTGCACGTGAAAAGCAATGAAGTATTTGTATCAGATGGTGCACAAAGCGATATTTCTCGTATTCAG CTACTCCTAGGTTCCGGTGTCACAATTGCTGTGCAAGATCCTACCTTCCCA GCTTACATAGATTCAAGTGTGATTATTGGCCAGACTGGTAATTTCCATGAAGCAACCAAGAAGTACCAAAACGTTGTCTATATGCCTTGTGGACCTCAAAATAGTTTTTTCCCTGATCTATCAAAGACTCCAAGAACTGATGTCATCTTCTTTTGTTCTCCTAATAACCCTACTGGTTATGTGGCTTCAGAAAAACAACTACATCAACTAGTTGAGTTTGCAAAGACCAATggttctattattatttttgactcTGCATATGCTGCATTTATCGAAGATGGCAGCCCACGTTCAATATATGAAATCCCTGGTGCTCGAGAG GTTGCAATTGAAATTTCGTCATTCTCTAAGTTTGCTGGTTTCACTGGTGTTCGACTTGGTTGGACTATCATCCCTGATGAGCTCTTGTACTCTAATGGTTTTCCCATTATAAATGATTTCCATCGCATTGTGACAACTTCCTTCAATGGAGCTTCAAATATCGCTCAGGCGGGTGGATTAGCATGCCTTTCTCCTGTTGGCCTTAAG GAGATACGCTCGGTGATCAATTACTACAAAGAGAACAGAAAGATACTAATGGAGACTCTGGCCTCGCTCGGCCTCACGGTTTATGGTGGCGTAAATGCTCCATACTTGTGGGTTCACTTTAGAGGATCAAAATCATGGGATGTGTTTGCTGAGATTCTTGAAAAGACTCACATAATTACAGTCCCTGGCTCAGGTTTTGGACCTGGTGGAGAAGAATATTTAAGGATCAGTGGGTTTGGACGTAGAGACGATATGATTGAAGCATCAAGGAGGTTGCGAAATTTCTTCAACACTCGAACCAAGCattttccttttctctcttcCGCTTCTAATACAAACTAA
- the LOC103861095 gene encoding aminotransferase ALD1, chloroplastic isoform X2, producing the protein MVSLTFFSSASSLSSSPSKIVKSSLDFELKKLGGCTKLVRNVNLEKLKNNYLFPEISRRELEHVKKHPNVQLISLGTGDTTEPIPKQITSDMSNFAHALSTVEGYRGYGLEQGDKVLRKAIADTFYGHLHVKSNEVFVSDGAQSDISRIQLLLGSGVTIAVQDPTFPAYIDSSVIIGQTGNFHEATKKYQNVVYMPCGPQNSFFPDLSKTPRTDVIFFCSPNNPTGYVASEKQLHQLVEFAKTNGSIIIFDSAYAAFIEDGSPRSIYEIPGAREVAIEISSFSKFAGFTGVRLGWTIIPDELLYSNGFPIINDFHRIVTTSFNGASNIAQAGGLACLSPVGLKEIRSVINYYKENRQILMETLASLGLTVYGGINAPYLWVHFKGSKSWDVFAEILEKTHIITVPGSGFGPGGEEYLRISGFGRRDDMVEASRRLRSFFNTRTKHFPFLSSASNTN; encoded by the exons ATGGTCAGTCTAACGTTCTTCAGTTCGGCCTCATCTTTATCCTCTTCTCCATCAAAAATTGTCAAGTCTAG TTTAGACTTCGAGTTGAAGAAACTTG GTGGCTGCACAAAACTGGTCCGCAATGTGAATTTGGAGAAACTAAAGAACAACTATTTGTTTCCCGAA ataagcAGACGTGAGCTTGAGCACGTTAAAAAGCATCCAAATGTACAATTAATAAGCCTTGGGACTGGTGATACAACAGAGCCTATACCGAAGCAGATCACCTCAGACATGTCTAAC TTTGCACATGCCCTATCAACTGTGGAAGGATATAGAGGGTATGGCCTGGAACAAGGTGACAAG GTTCTTAGGAAAGCTATTGCTGATACGTTCTATGGACATTTGCACGTGAAAAGCAATGAAGTATTTGTATCAGATGGTGCACAAAGCGATATTTCTCGTATTCAG CTACTCCTAGGTTCCGGTGTCACAATTGCTGTGCAAGATCCTACCTTCCCA GCTTACATAGATTCAAGTGTGATTATTGGCCAGACTGGTAATTTCCATGAAGCAACCAAGAAGTACCAAAACGTTGTCTATATGCCTTGTGGACCTCAAAATAGTTTTTTCCCTGATCTATCAAAGACTCCAAGAACTGATGTCATCTTCTTTTGTTCTCCTAATAACCCTACTGGTTATGTGGCTTCAGAAAAACAACTACATCAACTAGTTGAGTTTGCAAAGACCAATggttctattattatttttgactcTGCATATGCTGCATTTATCGAAGATGGCAGCCCACGTTCAATATATGAAATCCCTGGTGCTCGAGAG GTTGCAATTGAAATTTCATCATTCTCTAAGTTTGCTGGTTTCACTGGTGTTCGGCTTGGTTGGACTATCATCCCTGATGAGCTCTTGTACTCTAATGGTTTTCCCATTATAAATGATTTTCATCGCATTGTGACAACTTCCTTCAATGGAGCTTCAAATATCGCTCAGGCGGGTGGGTTAGCATGCCTTTCTCCTGTTGGCCTTAAG GAGATACGCTCGGTGATCAATTACTACAAAGAGAACAGACAGATACTAATGGAGACTCTGGCATCGCTCGGCCTTACGGTTTATGGTGGCATAAATGCTCCATACTTGTGGGTTCACTTTAAAGGATCAAAATCATGGGATGTGTTTGCTGAGATTCTTGAAAAGACTCACATAATTACAGTCCCTGGCTCAGGTTTTGGACCTGGTGGAGAAGAATATTTAAGGATCAGTGGGTTTGGACGTAGAGACGATATGGTTGAAGCATCGAGGAGGTTGCGAAGTTTCTTCAACACTCGAACTAAGCattttccttttctctcttcCGCTTCTAATACAAACTAA